From a single Chitinophaga sp. Cy-1792 genomic region:
- a CDS encoding GLPGLI family protein, which translates to MNLISRLMLAAALLPVSSTLFAQSGVIDYEVTQRVDKERMARFAGGDNAPDIPDVITLEQHFTFNNGVGKLTTDRPDFANGGGFGGRRGGQNSGDTSRQGRGQGGTGGGFRGGMNGGGQFVDLEHKKYQQIFTTQGDDKKTYYTEEDYVAATGAQTSDKTKKIAGFTCKKATVKVKDDTYTVWFTTDLPFSYSPINGLLPEGKGVVLAAESSNRSFTAQKVSLKPVTDTDLAIPADAQKVSQDQFREIRRTEMEKLRKRQPQM; encoded by the coding sequence ATGAATCTGATTTCCCGGCTGATGTTGGCAGCAGCATTACTGCCAGTTTCTTCCACCCTTTTTGCACAATCCGGGGTGATAGATTACGAAGTAACACAACGAGTAGACAAAGAGCGTATGGCGCGTTTCGCCGGTGGCGACAATGCCCCTGATATTCCGGACGTCATTACCCTTGAACAACATTTCACCTTCAACAACGGCGTAGGTAAATTAACAACCGATCGTCCTGATTTCGCCAATGGTGGCGGGTTTGGCGGCAGAAGAGGCGGACAGAACAGTGGCGACACTTCCCGGCAGGGACGCGGCCAGGGTGGCACTGGTGGCGGATTCAGAGGTGGAATGAACGGCGGTGGACAGTTCGTAGATCTCGAACACAAGAAATACCAGCAGATCTTTACCACCCAGGGAGATGATAAAAAAACCTATTACACAGAAGAAGATTATGTAGCCGCTACAGGCGCTCAAACCAGCGACAAGACTAAGAAAATCGCAGGTTTCACCTGTAAAAAGGCCACCGTTAAGGTAAAAGACGATACTTATACCGTATGGTTCACTACCGATCTGCCTTTCAGCTATTCACCCATCAATGGATTACTGCCTGAAGGCAAAGGTGTAGTACTCGCCGCTGAGAGCAGCAACCGCTCTTTTACAGCACAGAAAGTGAGCCTCAAACCTGTAACAGATACAGATTTAGCCATCCCGGCAGATGCACAGAAAGTAAGCCAGGACCAGTTCAGGGAGATCAGAAGAACAGAAATGGAAAAATTACGTAAGCGGCAACCGCAAATGTAA